A genome region from Musa acuminata AAA Group cultivar baxijiao chromosome BXJ3-5, Cavendish_Baxijiao_AAA, whole genome shotgun sequence includes the following:
- the LOC135638132 gene encoding transcription factor GHD7-like — protein MSSSYLCDVCHGATCGACPRCAELNHKRCLDELRQFQFFGHDDTVMAWMFDDAKDDDSQLPRVAAGFSYIESLKESWDPGVGLRFDLAMGQAASSAAITSFSGSTIAGASSGSNKEVGDAKAADQGGPTTEREAKILRYKEKKKKRRYEKQVRYASRKAYADVRPRIKGRFAKTPEEPTAIGAV, from the exons ATGTCGTCATCCTACCTGTGTGACGTATGCCATGGCGCTACCTGTGGCGCTTGCCCCCGTTGCGCCGAGCTCAACCATAAGCGATGCCTCGATGAGCTGCGTCAGTTCCAGTTCTTCGGTCATGACGACACGGTCATGGCGTGGATGTTTGACGACGCAAAGGACGACGACAGCCAGCTGCCGAGGGTCGCTGCCGGCTTCAGCTATATTGAGAGCTTGAAAGAATCTTGGGACCCTGGAGTTGGCCTGAGATTTGATTTGGCCATGGGGCAGGCGGCGTCAAGTGCTGCCATC ACGTCCTTTTCCGGAAGCACAATCGCTGGAGCTTCTAGTGGTAGTAACAAAGAGGTTGGAGATGCCAAGGCCGCCGACCAAGGCGGCCCCACTACGGAAAGAGAAGCCAAGATCCTGAGgtacaaggagaagaagaagaaacggaGGTACGAGAAGCAAGTGCGGTATGCTTCAAGGAAGGCGTACGCCGACGTTAGGCCGAGGATTAAAGGACGTTTCGCAAAGACGCCGGAGGAACCCACCGCCATCGGAGCAGTGTGA